The Drosophila gunungcola strain Sukarami chromosome 2R unlocalized genomic scaffold, Dgunungcola_SK_2 000013F, whole genome shotgun sequence genome includes the window GcgataaataaactaaatcaTATATGAACACACACCAAATGTGAAACTTAAATTGACTCAAATATACTTGTAATTTAAAGTACATAAAGTGCACACACGCAAACTACTTAAATGAAAGCAAACCAAGTCTCcataaaagccaaaaagcaACAACTTAAAATAAGATAAGCACGTATTATATATACACAGAAATTGATTGATTCTGTATTTGTGtagtttaaaactttaaaatgtgGCCAGTTTTCTGTGTATATATgaaaaccaaaatttctgTTCAGGTATTTTTTGTAGTAAATCTTAAAACCAAAGCATAGCTACAAAATccaaataagtaaatatatatatcagtgCCAGGACTCAAAGGACAACATAAATGATGTGCAATAAAGACAGTAAAACAAATATGGTGGTAAGCAAAAGGtacaacaaaacacaaaactacataaataaatatataaatatataaacaaaaccaaataaaaaaatgagaagtaagaaagaaaatggtaaaaataaaaaccactGACGTCCGCGCTCTGTAATATCTCCATCGTTGCCACCGACTCTTGAACCATCGACATCGCCGTCCACATTCTCATCCTCATCGCCGCCATCCACATCGAATTCGTCCTTAAAGATTGGATTTTCGTTCACCGTTTTGGGATCATGGATGATTTCGTCGTCTGAGATTTTGGGAACAACTGGCGTCTGAGTTGCCGATTCGGGATCATCGATGTCGATTTCTTTGTCCAAAGATTCACTATTTTCAGTGTCGTCCTCATCGTCTTCATCATCAGAGTCGATGCTATCGCCACTGCCCTCCAGGTCCAGATCCTTATCGAAGGGCGGGAATATGGGCTGATTGGGGGGCAAGGGAATCGTGGGCGCGGTCGTGGTCGTTTTGGTACTATAATTGGCAGTCCGCTGGGTTGTCGAGGATGTCGATGTGGTacttgttgctgccgttgtgGTGGTTGCGGCAGTTGTCGTTGTTGGGGTGGTTGCTGGCGTTGGTGTCGAACTCGAAGTTGTTGAGGTTGTGGATGAGGTTTGTGTTGGTGTATGAGCTGCTGGATATAGAGATGCGattgttggtgttgttgttgtgtatGATTTGGGGAAAAGGGTGTTGAATTGTCGTTAATGCTAATGTAACTAATAACTAAATTCGATCGATCTTTAGCTGGTACTCTATCTGTATCTATAACTGATGCTGTAACTGTTACTGTATCTGTAGCTGTATCTGTTGTTGGAAGTGGTGTGTTTGTTGAAATTGATGTAGAAGTAGAAGTAGAAGAAGTGGTTGCAAGTGTGGAAGGTACACCAACGAGTGTTGCATTTACATGACTAGCTTGATCTTTACCGATTGCGTTAATGCCAGTGCTATGGCCACCGATCTCACTACCACTGCCACTGATGATGCCGTTCTGGCTGTTGATGTTGATATTGTGGTTATTATTGTTCGCTGTGGTGCTACTACCAATGATTGTGCCACTATTCGTTTGATGATTATTATTGGGATTGAGATTGATATTCTGGCTGTTGTCGATCTGATTGtgattattattgttgttgaatCTACTCGAGATGAGGTCGCTGTTGCTGTTCTTGCTGTTCTTGCCGAAGTTCTCGTTCGAGTTATGCTTACTGTTTATGCCGGCGCCGCCGTTCTGCGAAATGCGCGTGTTGTGCGAACTGTGCGAGTGTTGGTCGGGTTCGGCGTCCTCGTCATCGGGTCCGAAGCCGGAGCCAGAATAGTCCGGTTCTTTCTCTAGATCTTCGTGTATCTGCAATGGAATTGAGCAGGAAAGTAGAGGTCAGTTTGGATTTCATAAAGTTGGGTGTTGGGTGCTTGGTAATattaaaatggtaaaaaacatactcaaaatattgaattaaatttcgcattttatattttttatcaagGTTCAAATTAGGGATATGTTTAtagaaagttaaaaaaaaatatcacaaaaatttttccaaaacatttaaattttgttatttttgtgaaGATTTgaaacatatatgtatatatacaattttatatgttattgtttttagGACTTTAAGGAACAATTGACaacttcaaaattttaaacgcaTCGATAAGTCAACAAATTGGTTACTATTTTCTAAATCGTTCTCAACAAAATAAAGGAACCAAAAAACTTGTTTCACATTCAGTAATGGAGTAATCAGGTACTTCAgagaaaataacaattttaaatctaagGTTTTTGCTAAATATTTTCCCAAGTGGCACATGATTCGAATAAAGGAAATTTGTTCTCAACAAAGACCACTTTTGTGCGCAACAAATAGCAGCTGTATTCCATTGAAAATTATGCACGGTACGTGTCCTTGAGTCGTTCCACATTCGCGTTTGAGATGCTAAGAGGGATCGAGACCCTTGGGTCATGTCCTCCGGCCTTCGGGGAACACATTTCATGCGGCCCATTGTCTGACTGAGCTTCGACTCTGACGGCTTTTTGCGGTTTATTCGCACCAAAACAAGTACAAAAACCTCAACCAAGGGGGAGGATGCGGGGGGAAAAGGACCCGACCAGAGGGCCATAACAACTGTGACCAGAACCAATTGGCCAGAGACAGCCGTGGGCCAACTGAATGACAGAGACAATTCCCGGCCGCAGACGCCAGCTCTTGTTTATTGACTTTAATTTCGTTTGCCGCTTGTTCGGGCCATAAAAACAGTGGCCAAAATAGAAACAGAGGCGCAGAGGGAGACGGCCAacttaattgaatttcttCACGCGTTATGAAATGCCCTATAAAAGCCGT containing:
- the LOC128256100 gene encoding syndecan isoform X1, translating into MKPKQKISVEPLLIIALLLGILVAATHAQDQKSVKPLAAEPSPAASRSRDEIYIDDDSIEGSGGRGGIHEDLEKEPDYSGSGFGPDDEDAEPDQHSHSSHNTRISQNGGAGINSKHNSNENFGKNSKNSNSDLISSRFNNNNNHNQIDNSQNINLNPNNNHQTNSGTIIGSSTTANNNNHNININSQNGIISGSGSEIGGHSTGINAIAAHTPTQTSSTTSTTSSSTPTPATTPTTTTAATTTTAATSTTSTSSTTQRTANYSTKTTTTAPTIPLPPNQPIFPPFDKDLDLEGSGDSIDSDDEDDEDDTENSESLDKEIDIDDPESATQTPVVPKISDDEIIHDPKTVNENPIFKDEFDVDGGDEDENVDGDVDGSRVGGNDGDITERGPGSGGSNVHELDPNTNVNSQPSDTKGIDHRPNGNEVVIMSEDDRTSSFFSQPGILAAVIGGAVVGLLCAILVVMFIVYRMRKKDEGSYALDEPKRSPANNSYAKNANNREFYA
- the LOC128256100 gene encoding syndecan isoform X4 codes for the protein MKPKQKISVEPLLIIALLLGILVAATHAQDQKSVKPLAAEPSPAASRSRDEIYIDDDSIEGSGGRGGIHEDLEKEPDYSGSGFGPDDEDAEPDQHSHSSHNTRISQNGGAGINTHTPTQTSSTTSTTSSSTPTPATTPTTTTAATTTTAATSTTSTSSTTQRTANYSTKTTTTAPTIPLPPNQPIFPPFDKDLDLEGSGDSIDSDDEDDEDDTENSESLDKEIDIDDPESATQTPVVPKISDDEIIHDPKTVNENPIFKDEFDVDGGDEDENVDGDVDGSRVGGNDGDITERGPGSGGSNVHELDPNTNVNSQPSDTKGIDHRPNGNEVVIMSEDDRTSSFFSQPGILAAVIGGAVVGLLCAILVVMFIVYRMRKKDEGSYALDEPKRSPANNSYAKNANNREFYA
- the LOC128256100 gene encoding syndecan isoform X2; its protein translation is MKPKQKISVEPLLIIALLLGILVAATHAQDQKSVKPLAAEPSPAASRSRDEIYIDDDSIEGSGGRGGIHEDLEKEPDYSGSGFGPDDEDAEPDQHSHSSHNTRISQNGGAGINSKHNSNENFGKNSKNSNSDLISSRFNNNNNHNQIDNSQNINLNPNNNHQTNSGTIIGSSTTANNNNHNININSQNGIISGSGSEIGGHSTGINAIAHTPTQTSSTTSTTSSSTPTPATTPTTTTAATTTTAATSTTSTSSTTQRTANYSTKTTTTAPTIPLPPNQPIFPPFDKDLDLEGSGDSIDSDDEDDEDDTENSESLDKEIDIDDPESATQTPVVPKISDDEIIHDPKTVNENPIFKDEFDVDGGDEDENVDGDVDGSRVGGNDGDITERGPGSGGSNVHELDPNTNVNSQPSDTKGIDHRPNGNEVVIMSEDDRTSSFFSQPGILAAVIGGAVVGLLCAILVVMFIVYRMRKKDEGSYALDEPKRSPANNSYAKNANNREFYA
- the LOC128256100 gene encoding syndecan isoform X3, with amino-acid sequence MKPKQKISVEPLLIIALLLGILVAATHAQDQKSVKPLAAEPSPAASRSRDEIYIDDDSIEGSGGRGGIHEDLEKEPDYSGSGFGPDDEDAEPDQHSHSSHNTRISQNGGAGINTAHTPTQTSSTTSTTSSSTPTPATTPTTTTAATTTTAATSTTSTSSTTQRTANYSTKTTTTAPTIPLPPNQPIFPPFDKDLDLEGSGDSIDSDDEDDEDDTENSESLDKEIDIDDPESATQTPVVPKISDDEIIHDPKTVNENPIFKDEFDVDGGDEDENVDGDVDGSRVGGNDGDITERGPGSGGSNVHELDPNTNVNSQPSDTKGIDHRPNGNEVVIMSEDDRTSSFFSQPGILAAVIGGAVVGLLCAILVVMFIVYRMRKKDEGSYALDEPKRSPANNSYAKNANNREFYA